From a region of the Lactuca sativa cultivar Salinas chromosome 4, Lsat_Salinas_v11, whole genome shotgun sequence genome:
- the LOC111904665 gene encoding GDSL esterase/lipase APG, which translates to MASISTPSRTTPWAAALLLSLLAIAITSGEAQDSTTLVPAIITFGDSAVDVGNNDYLNTLFKANYPPYGRDFANHQATGRFCNGKLASDITADTLGFKTYPPAYLSPEASGNNLLIGANFASAGAGLDDRTSIASHAIALSQQLQYYKEYQGKLAQVAGSSKAASITKDALYLLSAGNTDYVQNYYVNPFINKVYTADQYGSYLVGIFSSFVKDLYGLGARRIGVTSLPPLGCLPAVRTLFGSHEKGCVSKINTDAQSFNKKINSAATQLGSQLPGLKIVIFDIFQPLYDLIKDPASHGFVDASRGCCGTGRVETTVFLCNPKSIGTCSNATQFVFWDSFHPSEAANQVLADTLIVAGIALLG; encoded by the exons ATGGCGTCCATTTCCACACCCAGCAGAACAACACCATGGGCGGCGGCGCTGCTCCTTTCACTTCTCGCCATCGCCATTACTTCCGGTGAAGCTCAAGACTCCACCACCCTAGTTCCAGCCATCATTACTTTCGGTGACTCCGCCGTTGATGTGGGTAACAACGACTACCTCAACACCCTTTTCAAAGCTAATTACCCACCCTACGGCCGCGACTTCGCCAACCACCAAGCCACCGGAAGGTTCTGCAATGGCAAACTCGCCTCCGACATCACCG CTGATACACTTGGATTCAAAACATACCCACCGGCGTATCTCAGCCCTGAAGCTTCCGGAAATAATCTTCTCATCGGAGCCAATTTTGCGTCTGCCGGAGCTGGTTTGGATGATAGAACTTCCATTGCGAGC CATGCAATTGCATTATCGCAACAATTACAATACTACAAAGAGTATCAAGGTAAGCTAGCACAGGTCGCCGGAAGTTCTAAAGCCGCCTCCATAACTAAGGACGCTTTATACTTACTTTCCGCCGGCAACACCGACTACGTTCAGAACTATTACGTCAACCCTTTCATTAACAAAGTCTACACTGCCGACCAATACGGATCCTACCTCGTCGGAATCTTTTCAAGCTTCGTCAAg GATTTGTATGGATTAGGAGCAAGGAGAATCGGAGTGACGTCACTTCCACCGCTTGGCTGCTTGCCGGCGGTGAGAACTTTGTTCGGATCCCATGAAAAGGGGTGTGTAAGCAAAATCAACACAGATGCTCAATCGTTCAACAAGAAGATAAATTCAGCTGCAACCCAACTCGGATCACAACTCCCAGGTCTCAAGATTGTTATCTTCGACATCTTTCAACCACTTTACGACCTCATCAAAGATCCCGCCTCCCATG ggtttgtggATGCGTCGAGAGGGTGTTGTGGAACAGGAAGAGTGGAGACGACGGTGTTCTTATGTAACCCTAAATCGATCGGGACATGTTCCAACGCGACTCAGTTTGTGTTCTGGGATAGTTTTCATCCATCTGAAGCTGCTAATCAAGTCCTTGCTGACACCTTAATCGTCGCCGGAATCGCCCTCCTCGGTTAA